A segment of the candidate division WOR-3 bacterium genome:
GAGCACGAGATACTGGACTGCTCTACCTATCAGGTGCTGGCGCGGATTCCGAGGTCCTATGACAACAGTTGGGGCTACACTTCCTGGAACTGGCGCAGACAGAAGCTCTATGTCGGTTTCAACCCGTTTCCCGAGAGCTTGGTGGTGATCGACATGGCTGCCGACACGCTGGTGACCACGATCGCGGGGAGCGGAATGGGTAGCGCCTACGTAGCGTCAACCGACCGTCTCTACCGAGGCACGGAATCATGTCTGGTGGCGTTGGACTGCGCCGCCGACACGGTTGTGCGGACGATTCCGTCACCGCTCTCCGGCTACCAATTCTTCTACCCGGCGTGGGACTCGGTCGGCGACAAGTTGTACGTCTCCCTGGGTGGCTGGGCACTTCCGCCCAAAGTGACGGTGTACGACTGCGCGACAGACTCGCTGCTGACCATCATCGACATCCCCGACCCGTACCGCACCCACGAGATGAACTTCGACTACGTCCACGATAAGGCCTACTACTCGACCAACGGATTATCCGGGCGCGGCGGAGTGATCGACACTCGGCAAGATACGGTCGTAAAGCGGTTCCCGTTCGACGCAATAGCGCTGTTTAACACCGAGATAGCGCTCAATACCAAGGATCACAAGGCCTACGTTCTTGGCACTGCAGACACAGCTACCGGTGGATCGGCCCTCTATGTGATCGACTGCGACACCGACTCCGTCGTCAGGAAGATAGAGTTTCCCCACAGGCCATGGCCCGTGCAACTGGTGCGCTGGGTGCCGTGGAGCAATCGGGTCTACGTCTCTTGGATGAACGTGCCGGCGGGTTTTGATCTTGGGATGTACGTGGTCGACTGCAACACCGATTCCCTCATCGTGGACAACTGGGTTCTGGGCTACTGGCCACCGTACGACTTTCAGATCGACCCGGTCCGCGAGCGGGTTTTCGCCATCGGCTGTGAGAGTACGTCGGTCCACGTCCTGCGCGACACCGGCTACGGGGGAGTTGTTGAAGCCAGGCCAGCCGGGCCGCGTCTCGCTTCGGTCTTGCAGGTACAGCCGACGTCAGGTGGGTACGAGGTGAGCTACTCCGTTGCCTCGCCCTGCCGGGTAGACCTTTCGGTCTCCGACCTGATTGGCCGAGAGGTCAGGCAACTCGTGACAGGCGAACAGCCGGCAGGCCGGCACCGGGCCATTTGGGACCGCCGCGACCAGGAAGGGGCTGCGGTTCCCGGAGGTATCTACTTTGTCCACCTTAGCACGCCTGACTTCGCCGCGGTCAAGAAGGCGGTGGTGACGAGATGAGCGGCAAGTAGACAGAATACGGTAGACAGTAGACAGGGCGGGGCGGGCGCAAGTCCGCCCCTAGCTTGGAGATATCTAGGACGCGAAAGCGGCTAGCGGTAGGCCTCGCGTCGGTGACGGACGTGGAAGATGCAGACGACGCCAGGCACAGCTCCGTACTCGTAGATGACGCGGTAGTCCCCGACCCGGATCCGGTGCAGGTGCTCAGCGCCGACGAGCTTGCGGCTGCCTGCTGGTACGGGGTTGGTCGCCAGTTGTTCGACAGCGGCGACGACGCGCGGTATCTGTTTGCGGTCTATGCCGCGCAGGTCACGCTCGGCCGAGCGCTTCCATTCAACGCGGCAGGAGGCCACCGGCCTTCAGCCTTTTCTTGACCGAAGCGAAAGGGACCGCGGGCTCGTTTCGGCGCTCGGCCACAACCGCGAGGTCATGCAGATCCTCCAGTAGTTCCTCGTATTCGTCTACCGGAACGACCACCGACACGCGCTTTCCCTTTCGGTCCACGATGAACCGATTCCTAGTGACTGCCATGGGACTTTCATTCTAGCGCTGCCTTGTTCGTGGTCAATCGGTGCGGTACTTGCGGTCGATGAAGAAGGTCGTGGTCGCGCGCTAGCGCGCGAGAGTAGAGAGTCGGGAGTAGAGAGTAGTCCGAAAGCGAAGGGGCGGGCGAAAGCCCGCCCCTGATCCTGAGGCGAGGTGCGACATACGTCAGCCTGCGGCTACGGTGCCGGCGCGGGGACGCTGAAGACGTCGGTGCGGATCGCGGCGAGGACCTCGGGTCTGAGACCGCGATTCTGCCACTTCTCAAGCAGGATCTGGGCTTCCCGCGCGAGGGTCGGGCCGGAGATGGATCGGCCGTGCGAGAGGCGGAACAACTGCCGGGCGAAGTCGAGGTAGAAGACGATAAACAT
Coding sequences within it:
- a CDS encoding type II toxin-antitoxin system RelE/ParE family toxin, which translates into the protein MASCRVEWKRSAERDLRGIDRKQIPRVVAAVEQLATNPVPAGSRKLVGAEHLHRIRVGDYRVIYEYGAVPGVVCIFHVRHRREAYR